Proteins encoded by one window of Haematobia irritans isolate KBUSLIRL chromosome 2, ASM5000362v1, whole genome shotgun sequence:
- the Sec24CD gene encoding COPII coat complex component secretory 24CD — MMNPNAYCPPPTMQAPPPQMMPPPPGGSSQQQQYPGAAMSGPMPPTSAPPQQSNVMNGNYQQQQLTQSMANMSMNPMKQTPGPPTFNNANMPPTMGGHLGSSSAQPQLTNGPPLPPTSGPPQSVSNNNNFSPFPNGHPSRPPTAGTPGIQGGPPSQNQQQPSSMTGPPMVGQNLPPAQNIPGASNQMSVNSASLPGMPHMPPPQQKTMPTSPMMPTMPGQQQQNQGFPGVPSSQSQLPPRPGQPPMPGQQQGMPPMPGQQQTGMPPMPGQQLQSGMPPMPGQQQQPGMAPMPGQQQQPGMPPMPGQQPQSGMPPMPGQQLQSGMPPMPGQQQPAMPPMPGQQHQSGMPPMPGQQQQPGMPPMLGQQQQPGMPPMPGQPPMPGQQFGMPPMPGQQPGMPTMPGYPSQPQAGPMPGQPPMPGQPPMPGGYPGQQPMGGRPGYNQPGAMYGQQQQQQQYQQQRRLDPDQMPNPIQVMIENQRNAGGAFVTNQAGLLPPLVTTKYVVQDQGNSSPRFLRSSLYCVPATADVLKTTALPFSIIVSPYARIAEGEYEPPIVDFGALGPIRCNRCKAYMSPNMQFVDAGRRFQCLMCKVTTEVPTEYFQHLDHTGQRVDKYERPELVLGTYEFLATKDYCRNNTPPEIPAFIFVIDVSYNTIKSGLVHLLCSQIKNILKHLPIDQGQDKSKMRVGFITYNSTVHFYNIKSSLAQPQMMVVGDVQDMFMPLLDGFLCNPEESEAVIDALMEQIPKMFVDTKETETILYPAIQAGLEALKASNCAGKLLVFNSTLPIAEAPGKLKNRDDRKLLGTEKEKTVLIPQCQTYNTLGQDCVQNGCSVDLFLFNNSYIDIATIGQVSRLTGGEVYKYTYFQADIDGKRLIEDIIKNVSRPIAFDAVMRVRTSAGVRATDFYGHFFMTNTTDVELASVDCSKSIAIEIKHDDKLPPEENVYLQIALLYTSCSGQRRLRVLNLALKATTTIAEVFKSCDLDAIMLFFAKQACFKLMELTPKAVKDNLIHRSAQILACYRKHCTTPSSAGQLILPECLKLLPLYVSCLLKNDAISGGSDMTLDDRSYVIQFVLSMDLNTSVSYLYPRFIPIHNVEPDDSELPMSMRCTHEKMSGDGAYILENGVHFFVWLGQSLAQSFVQPLFGVQCTQQVNAERFAITGDTPLAKRVTNIIEKIMKERTRYMRVTCVRQNDKLESVFRHFLIEDRGTDGSASYVDFLCHMHKEIKELLS; from the exons ATGATGAATCCAAATGCATATTGTCCACCGCCTACAATGCAGGCACCACCACCACAAATGATGCCTCCTCCACCTGGAGGATCATCGCAGCAACAACAGTATCCTGGAGCTGCTATGTCCGGACCAATGCCGCCAACATCAGCTCCTCCACAACAATCCAACGTTATGAATGGCAATTATCAACAGCAGCAG ttgacaCAATCCATGGCAAACATGAGCATGAATCCAATGAAACAAACACCTGGTCCTCCAACATTTAACAATGCAAATATGCCGCCAACAATGGGTGGACATCTGGGTTCTTCATCGGCTCAGCCTCAATTAACAAATGGTCCTCCACTACCACCAACATCGGGACCACCACAATCAGtgtcaaataataataatttttcgcCTTTTCCAAATGGTCACCCCAGCAGACCACCAACTGCAGGTACACCTGGAATCCAAGGCGGCCCTCCATCCCAAAATCAACAGCAACCATCTTCAATGACTGGACCACCAatggttggtcaaaatttaccaCCAGCTCAGAACATACCCGGCGCATCAaatcaaatgagtgtaaatagcGCCAGTTTACCTGGTATGCCACATATGCCACCTCCACAGCAAAAAACAATG cCAACATCGCCTATGATGCCAACCATGCCGGGTCAGCAGCAGCAGAATCAAGGTTTCCCCGGTGTGCCATCATCACAATCACAATTACCACCAAGACCTGGGCAACCCCCAATGCCGGGACAACAACAGGGTATGCCTCCAATGCCTGGACAGCAGCAAACGGGTATGCCTCCAATGCCAGGACAGCAACTACAATCGGGTATGCCTCCCATGCCAGGGCAGCAACAACAACCAGGTATGGCTCCCATGCCTGGACAGCAACAACAACCGGGTATGCCACCTATGCCTGGTCAGCAACCACAATCGGGTATGCCTCCAATGCCAGGACAGCAACTACAATCGGGTATGCCCCCCATGCCGGGTCAGCAGCAACCGGCAATGCCTCCAATGCCAGGGCAACAACATCAATCTGGTATGCCTCCCATGCCGGGTCAGCAACAACAACCGGGTATGCCCCCCATGTTAGGACAGCAACAACAGCCCGGTATGCCTCCCATGCCGGGTCAGCCTCCCATGCCAGGACAACAATTTGGTATGCCGCCAATGCCAGGCCAACAACCCGGTATGCCTACCATGCCTGGCTACCCATCGCAACCTCAAGCAGGACCAATGCCAGGTCAACCACCTATGCCCGGTCAACCACCAATGCCTGGTGGCTACCCTGGACAACAGCCTATGGGTGGAAGACCAGGTTATAAT caacCTGGTGCCATGTATggccaacagcagcagcagcagcaatatCAGCAACAAAGACGTCTCGACCCCGATCAAATGCCAAATCCTATTCAAGTTATGATTGAAAATCAACGAAATGCTGGCGGTGCATTTGTTACGAATCAAGCTGGTTTATTACCTCCATTGGTGACTACCAAATATGTGGTGCAGGATCAAGGAAACTCTTCACCAAGATTTTTAAG atcTTCTTTATATTGCGTTCCCGCCACCGCGGATGTATTGAAGACTACTGCACTTCCTTTCTCTATAATTGTTTCGCCCTATGCTCGTATTGCTGAAGGTGAATATGAGCCACCCATTGTAGACTTTGGTGCTCTGGGACCAATACGTTGCAATCGGTGCAAGGCATACATGTCACCCAATATGCAATTTGTTGATGCTGGCAGACGTTTCCAATGTTTGATGTGCAAAGTTACAACCGAag tgccAACGGAATACTTCCAACATTTGGATCATACTGGCCAGAGAGTTGATAAGTATGAAAGACCCGAGTTAGTATTGGGTACCTATGAGTTTTTAGCTACTAAGGACTATTGTCGG AACAATACTCCGCCTGAGATTCCagcatttatttttgtaatcgaTGTATCATACAATACCATTAAGTCTGGTTTGGTTCATCTCTTATGctcacaaattaaaaatattttgaaacatttgCCAATTGACCAAGGACAAGATAAATCGAAAATGCGTGTTGGCTTTATTACTTACAATAGTACTGTTCATTTCTATAACATTAAGAGCAGCTTGGCTCAGCCACAAATGATGGTTGTTGGTGATGTACAG gaCATGTTTATGCCTTTATTGGATGGTTTCCTTTGTAATCCAGAGGAATCGGAAGCTGTTATCGATGCTTTAATGGAACAAATACCCAAAATGTTTGTAGATACCAAGGAAACTGAGACAATACTTTACCCAGCAATACAGGCTGGTCTGGAAGCTTTGAAAGCATCAAATTGTGCCGGCAAATTATTGGTGTTCAATTCTACATTGCCCATTGCTGAAGCTccaggaaaattgaaaaatcgtgaTGACCGCAAGCTGTTGGGCACAGAGAAGGAGAAGACTGTTCTAATACCCCAATGTCAAACTTACAATACATTGGGTCAAGATTGTGTCCAAAATGGTTGTTCTGTGGATTTATTCTTATTCAATAACTCTTATATTGACATTGCCACAATAGGGCAAGTGTCACGATTAACAGGCGGAGAGGTTTATAAGTACACATATTTCCAG gcTGACATTGATGGCAAACGCTTAATTGAGGATATTATCAAGAATGTATCCAGACCAATTGCATTCGATGCCGTTATGAGAGTTCGCACCTCGGCTGGAGTGAGAGCCACAGATTTCTATGGACACTTCTTTATGACCAATACAACAGATGTTGAATTAGCTAGCGTGG ATTGCAGTAAATCAATTGCTATTGAAATCAAACATGACGATAAACTACCACCCGAGGAAAATGTATATCTACAAATCGCCCTTCTCTACACATCGTGCAGTGGTCAAAGACGTttacgtgtcctaaatttagccCTCAAAGCGACAACAACAATTGCAGAAGTTTTCAAGAGTTGTGATTTGGATGCCATCATGTTGTTCTTCGCCAAACAAGCCTGCTTCAAACTAATGGAACTCACACCAAAAGCTGTTAAGGATAATCTCATTCATCGTTCggctcaaattttggcatgTTATCGAAAACACTGCACCACTCCCTCTTCGGCTGGACAACTTATTTTGCCCGAATGCTTGAAATTGTTACCGCTCTATGTTTCGTGTCTTTTGAAGAACGATGCAATTTCTGGTGGTTCGGATATGACACTTGATGATCGTTCATATGTAATACAGTTTGTATTGTCCATGGACTTGAATACATCGGTATCGTATTTGTATCCACGTTTCATACCCATACACAATGTTGAGCCCGATGATAGTGAGTTGCCTATGTCAATGCGTTGTACGCATGAGAAGATGTCTGGTGATGGAGCATATATATTGGAAAATGGAGTTCACTTCTTTGTTTGGTTAGGTCAATCGTTGGCTCAATCATTCGTACAACCTCTGTTTGGTGTACAGTGTACACAACAAGTTAATGCTGAACGTTTTGCAATCACTGGCGACACTCCATTGGCCAAGAGAGTAACAAATATTATTGAGAAGATTATGAAAGAGCGTACGCGTTATATGAGG